A genomic region of Streptomyces rimosus contains the following coding sequences:
- a CDS encoding DoxX family protein, which translates to MSVDTRTPRTPTGGRSPGFDDEPVLSSVKVPCDPAQVIVNHASFRVQLAAPATTSSALADTASIPVVREPVVGRRRAPVVWSGRTEPGGTTAATSQLLHAVRNSGRTTAERGEDAGTTTQVLPRVRLDEEQPAAGSAGPSSTVVGQRGPVDGDTTLLEGVRPTTGAYDHYEDEPPYADDEAAYERPDDGPKRRGETIRHAYYPGHRMNLGVVLLPLRIFLGLISVYAGMGKLCDPVYFDGGERGSMVKWLQSLHPWSLVAPLRDFALSHPVGAGLTVAFLQVVVGVLTMCGLWQRVAASFGALLSATLLMTVSWRTVPVYDAPDIIYLAAWSPLVIAGAPVYSMDARLAGEAWRRLGPRVELWALRRRVLRRGAVLTAVVVGLTLLTGSLLGSAVRSATVPSVPKPGEPAINNLPGSPLPQQSERGGTKVRPGPGRPGKTPKHPGKPSADASRKAGTPKSKTPSASAPGMARATGSVTGSAQQPGHTSNGTPPRQSVPTRAPATTPQAPSVGGTAGGANGGASESGSSSSSNGRGRGSTLGGLLG; encoded by the coding sequence ATGAGCGTGGACACCAGAACACCCCGCACGCCTACGGGGGGACGCTCGCCGGGCTTCGATGACGAGCCGGTGCTGAGCTCGGTCAAGGTGCCGTGCGATCCCGCGCAGGTCATCGTCAATCACGCCAGCTTCCGCGTGCAGCTCGCCGCGCCCGCCACAACCAGCAGCGCCCTGGCCGACACCGCCAGCATCCCTGTGGTCCGGGAGCCGGTGGTGGGCAGACGTCGCGCGCCCGTGGTGTGGAGCGGCCGCACCGAACCCGGCGGCACGACCGCGGCCACCAGCCAACTCCTGCACGCCGTACGGAACTCCGGCCGCACCACCGCCGAGCGGGGCGAGGACGCCGGCACCACGACCCAGGTCCTGCCCAGGGTCCGGCTCGACGAGGAGCAGCCCGCCGCGGGCTCCGCAGGTCCGTCCTCGACCGTGGTCGGCCAGCGCGGCCCCGTGGACGGGGACACCACCCTGCTGGAGGGCGTACGCCCGACCACCGGCGCCTACGACCACTACGAGGACGAGCCGCCGTACGCGGACGACGAAGCCGCGTACGAACGCCCCGACGACGGGCCCAAGCGGCGCGGCGAGACGATCCGCCACGCCTACTACCCCGGGCACCGGATGAACCTCGGCGTCGTCCTGCTGCCGCTGCGCATCTTCCTCGGCCTGATCAGCGTGTACGCGGGCATGGGCAAGCTCTGCGACCCCGTCTACTTCGACGGCGGCGAGCGCGGCTCGATGGTCAAGTGGCTCCAGTCGCTGCACCCGTGGTCGCTGGTGGCGCCGCTGCGCGACTTCGCGCTCTCGCACCCGGTGGGGGCCGGCCTGACCGTGGCCTTCCTCCAGGTCGTGGTCGGCGTGCTGACCATGTGCGGGCTGTGGCAGCGGGTCGCCGCGTCGTTCGGCGCGCTGCTGTCCGCCACGCTCCTGATGACGGTCAGCTGGCGCACCGTACCGGTCTACGACGCCCCGGACATCATCTACCTCGCCGCCTGGAGCCCGCTGGTCATCGCGGGCGCGCCGGTCTACTCGATGGACGCCAGGCTGGCCGGGGAGGCGTGGCGCCGGCTCGGCCCGCGGGTCGAGCTGTGGGCCCTGCGGCGCCGGGTACTGCGCCGCGGCGCCGTCCTGACGGCCGTGGTCGTCGGCCTGACGCTGCTGACCGGGTCGCTGCTGGGCAGTGCCGTACGGTCCGCCACGGTGCCGTCCGTACCGAAGCCCGGCGAGCCCGCGATCAACAACCTGCCCGGCTCGCCGCTGCCCCAGCAGTCCGAGCGCGGCGGCACCAAGGTGCGGCCCGGCCCCGGACGCCCCGGCAAGACGCCGAAGCACCCCGGAAAGCCGTCGGCCGACGCCTCGCGCAAGGCAGGCACCCCGAAGTCCAAGACCCCGTCGGCCTCGGCCCCCGGCATGGCGCGGGCCACCGGCAGCGTCACCGGGTCGGCCCAGCAGCCCGGCCACACGTCCAACGGCACGCCGCCGCGGCAGTCCGTACCGACACGGGCCCCGGCGACGACCCCCCAGGCCCCCTCCGTGGGCGGCACCGCCGGCGGCGCCAACGGAGGCGCGAGCGAGAGCGGTTCGAGCAGCTCCAGCAACGGCAGGGGGCGGGGGAGCACGCTGGGCGGGTTGCTGGGGTGA
- a CDS encoding nucleotidyltransferase family protein: MTAPYPHPTQAVVLAGGQGSRLRPYTDDRPKPMVEIPGTGTPIIGHQLAWLASEGVTDAVVSCGHLAEVLQDWLSQAQLPLNVTTVVETEPLGRGGGLKYAAASLPRPEEPWYATNGDIWTRFSLREMADFHHERGADATLALARPRIPWGVVETDEFGHVLDFIEAPPSPYLINAGVYVFSAAFTGLLPARGDHERTTFPRLARERRLAGFPLPHGAYWRAIDTAKDLTEAAKELGSRGV; encoded by the coding sequence ATGACAGCCCCGTACCCGCACCCCACGCAGGCCGTGGTCCTGGCCGGAGGCCAGGGTTCGCGACTTCGCCCGTACACCGACGACCGTCCCAAGCCGATGGTCGAGATTCCCGGCACCGGAACCCCGATCATCGGCCACCAGCTCGCCTGGCTGGCCTCCGAGGGCGTCACGGACGCGGTCGTCTCCTGCGGCCATCTGGCCGAAGTGCTCCAGGACTGGCTGTCCCAGGCACAACTTCCCCTGAATGTCACGACCGTTGTCGAGACCGAGCCGCTCGGTCGCGGTGGCGGTCTGAAGTACGCCGCCGCCTCGCTGCCCCGGCCGGAAGAGCCCTGGTACGCGACCAACGGCGACATCTGGACCCGCTTCTCCCTGCGCGAGATGGCGGACTTCCACCATGAGCGCGGCGCGGACGCCACCCTCGCGCTGGCCCGGCCGCGCATTCCCTGGGGCGTCGTGGAGACCGACGAGTTCGGCCATGTCCTCGACTTCATCGAGGCGCCGCCCTCCCCTTACCTGATCAACGCCGGTGTGTACGTCTTCTCCGCCGCCTTCACCGGGCTGCTGCCCGCGCGCGGGGACCACGAGCGCACCACGTTCCCCCGCCTGGCCCGCGAACGCCGGCTGGCGGGCTTCCCGCTGCCGCACGGGGCGTACTGGCGGGCCATCGACACGGCCAAGGACCTGACCGAGGCGGCCAAGGAGCTGGGCTCGCGGGGGGTCTGA
- a CDS encoding ABC transporter ATP-binding protein, which produces MATVTYDQATRIYPGSEKPAVDKLDIEIEDGEFLVLVGPSGCGKSTSLRMLAGLEDVNDGAIRIGDRDVTHLPPKDRDIAMVFQNYALYPHMTVADNMGFALKIAGVNKAEIRQKVEDAAKILDLTEYLGRKPKALSGGQRQRVAMGRAIVREPQVFLMDEPLSNLDAKLRVQTRTQIAGLQRRLGITTVYVTHDQVEAMTMGDRVAVLKDGLLQQIDSPRNMYDRPSNLFVAGFIGSPAMNLVEVPITDGGVKFGNSVVPVSREALAAAADKGDRTVTVGVRPEHFDIVEQNGSAAKSLSKEAADAPAGLAVTVNVVEELGADGYVYGSAVVGDEHKDLVVRVNGRQVPEKGTELHVVPRPGETHVFSTSTGERLSD; this is translated from the coding sequence ATGGCTACGGTCACCTACGACCAGGCGACCCGGATCTACCCGGGTTCCGAGAAGCCCGCCGTCGACAAGCTGGACATCGAGATCGAGGACGGCGAGTTCCTCGTCCTGGTCGGGCCGTCCGGATGTGGGAAGTCGACCTCGCTGCGGATGCTGGCGGGGCTGGAGGACGTCAACGACGGGGCGATCCGGATCGGGGACCGGGACGTCACGCATCTGCCGCCGAAGGACCGGGACATCGCCATGGTGTTCCAGAACTACGCGCTCTACCCGCACATGACCGTCGCCGACAACATGGGCTTCGCGCTCAAGATCGCGGGCGTGAACAAGGCGGAGATCCGGCAGAAGGTCGAGGACGCGGCGAAGATCCTGGACCTGACCGAGTACCTGGGGCGCAAGCCCAAGGCGCTCTCCGGTGGTCAGCGTCAGCGGGTGGCCATGGGGCGCGCCATCGTGCGCGAGCCGCAGGTGTTCCTCATGGACGAGCCGCTGTCCAACCTGGACGCGAAGCTGCGCGTACAGACGCGTACGCAGATCGCCGGTCTGCAGCGGCGCCTCGGGATCACCACCGTGTACGTCACGCACGACCAGGTCGAGGCCATGACGATGGGCGACCGGGTGGCCGTCCTGAAGGACGGGCTGCTCCAGCAGATCGACTCGCCGCGCAACATGTACGACCGGCCCAGCAACCTCTTCGTCGCGGGCTTCATCGGGTCGCCGGCGATGAACCTCGTCGAGGTGCCGATCACGGACGGCGGTGTGAAGTTCGGCAACAGCGTCGTGCCGGTGAGCCGGGAGGCGCTGGCCGCCGCGGCCGACAAGGGGGACCGTACGGTCACCGTCGGCGTCCGTCCCGAGCACTTCGACATCGTGGAGCAGAACGGCAGCGCCGCCAAGTCGCTCTCCAAGGAGGCCGCGGACGCCCCGGCGGGCCTGGCCGTCACGGTCAACGTGGTCGAGGAGCTGGGTGCCGACGGGTACGTGTACGGGTCGGCGGTCGTCGGTGACGAGCACAAGGACCTGGTCGTACGTGTCAACGGGCGGCAGGTGCCGGAGAAGGGCACCGAGCTGCACGTCGTGCCGCGGCCGGGTGAGACGCACGTCTTCTCGACGTCGACGGGTGAGCGGCTGAGTGACTGA